One genomic window of Silene latifolia isolate original U9 population unplaced genomic scaffold, ASM4854445v1 scaffold_193, whole genome shotgun sequence includes the following:
- the LOC141638174 gene encoding uncharacterized protein LOC141638174, producing MAVMISESPVMDVRVELTKDKPSNLTLEISIPWSIDNVLKLVSRAYLSSLNYIPDFMSTRVPNLCPNLPHVTFMVWNVQGTGNKRKITAIKDVVKTYKPTVLALVETHMAGDHAIKLGNILGYEGHSRINAIGFSGGIWVYWKTDVVTVNPVMEHQQFMTFEISRNGEHPWFFTAVYASPDPSNRRELWAELENFASNNNIPWMIAGDFNETRSLAERHGGDSNMARRCENFNNWIENCDLIELAFMGASHTWARGNTMETRQSARLDRALCNADWGSIFENAMEFLDNNWPSNGNFPSRLNSLSNKLQEWNSEIFGNIFKRKNRLLARIAGCQKKLSITRERGLIILEAQLRKELDEVLAQEELLWYQKSRVDFIKDGDRNTSYFYVSTLVRRWRNRITTLKNEAGEWMENPNDIKSLVIEF from the exons ATGGCGGTGATGATATCGGAGAGTCCGGTCATGGATGTCAGAGTCGAATTAACGAAGGACAAGCCTTCGAATCTAACGCTAGAGATATCGATACCATGGAGTATTGACAACGTTCTAAAGCTTGTAAGTCGAGCATATCTATCCTCTCTAAATTATATACCGGATTTTATGAGTACCCGAGTACCAAATTTATGTCCCAACCTACCCCATGTCACCTTTATGGTGTGGAATGTGCAAGGCACTGGTAATAAGAGAAAGATAACCGCCATTAAAGACGTAGTTAAAACGTATAAACCGACGGTTCTCGCCTTAGTGGAGACACATATGGCAGGAGACCACGCTATTAAGCTAGGTAATATTCTCGGTTATGAAGGCCATTCTCGCATTAATGCCATAGGCTTTAGTGGAGGGATATGGGTTTATTGGAAGACGGATGTTGTGACTGTAAACCCAGTCATGGAACATCAGCAGTTCATGACATTTGAAATTTCGAGAAACGGGGAGCATCCATGGTTTTTTACAGCCGTGTATGCAAGTCCAGATCCTTCGAATAGAAGAGAGCTTTGGGCAGAGCTGGAAAACTTCGCTAGTAATAACAACATACCGTGGATGATAGCAGGGGATTTCAACGAAACAAGATCGTTAGCGGAGCGTCATGGAGGGGATAGTAATATGGCAAGGAGGTGTGAGAATTTTAATAACTGGATAGAAAATTGTGATCTCATTGAACTGGCCTTTATGGGGGCCTCACATACATGGGCACGAGGCAATACAATGGAGACCCGTCAAAGCGCAAGGCTAGACAGAGCCTTATGCAATGCAGACTGGGGTTCTATCTTTGAAAATGCTATG GAGTTTCTGGACAATAATTGGCCTTCGAATGGAAATTTCCCTTCTCGACTAAACTCCCTTTCGAACAAACTACAAGAGTGGAATTCTGaaatttttggtaatattttcaaaAGGAAGAACAGGTTGTTAGCAAGAATAGCAGGATGCCAAAAGAAGTTGTCCATTACTCGGGAACGTGGACTGATAATATTAGAGGCCCAACTTCGCAAGGAGTTGGATGAGGTGTTAGCGCAAGAAGAATTACTATGGTACCAGAAATCGAGAGTAGACTTTATAAAGGATGGGGATCGAAATACGTCGTACTTTTATGTAAGTACGCTTGTCAGACGATGGAGGAACCGGATCACTACTCTTAAGAACGAAGCAGGGGAGTGGATGGAGAATCCTAACGATATTAAGTCTCTTGTTATtgagttttaa